The following coding sequences are from one Microtus pennsylvanicus isolate mMicPen1 chromosome 1, mMicPen1.hap1, whole genome shotgun sequence window:
- the C1H6orf120 gene encoding UPF0669 protein C6orf120 homolog, translating to MATPWRCALLMILASQVVTLVKCLEEDDVPEEWLLLHVVQGQIGAGNYSYLRLNHEGKIILRMQSLRGDADLYVSDTTLHPSFDDYELQSVTCGQDVVSIPAHFQRPVGIGIYGHPSHHESDFEMRVYSDRTVDQYPFGEAAYSADPTGASQNQAYAPEEAAQEEESVLWTILISILKLVLEILF from the coding sequence ATGGCTACTCCCTGGAGGTGCGCCCTGTTGATGATCCTGGCGTCCCAGGTGGTGACCCTGGTAAAATGCTTGGAAGAGGACGACGTCCCGGAGGAGTGGCTCCTTCTGCACGTGGTCCAAGGCCAGATAGGAGCCGGGAATTACAGCTACTTGCGGTTGAACCACGAGGGTAAAATTATTCTCAGGATGCAGAGCCTTAGAGGGGATGCGGACCTGTACGTGTCCGACACCACTCTACACCCAAGCTTTGACGACTATGAGCTGCAGTCGGTCACTTGCGGCCAGGATGTGGTCTCTATACCGGCGCACTTCCAGCGCCCGGTGGGGATAGGAATTTATGGACACCCCTCACACCATGAAAGCGACTTTGAGATGAGGGTGTACTCTGACAGAACTGTGGATCAGTACCCATTTGGAGAGGCTGCCTATTCTGCTGACCCCACAGGAGCCAGTCAGAACCAAGCTTATGCTCCAGAGGAGGCAGCCCAAGAGGAGGAATCGGTCCTCTGGACGATATTGATTAGCATTTTGAAATTGGTGCTGGAAATTCTCTTCTAA